The window tgaaacctcttattgaaaaactctaCATTCAAGCAGAGTAATAAGTATTTTTACTATTCATGTTCAACTATGGGAGAATCGATAATTGTTATTTCCTTGCTTTCTTATCTATTAATTGGGTCTTATCCGGTAGTagtgtcaaaaaaaattattcagtcCAGTCCAAGGtgaaattcaattatgtttATAAATAACAAGAAGGGTCTAAGCTCGCCATAGATTTCGTATTCGTAGTATTTGTTTTTCGTTATTTGCTGCAAATAGGTTATCGTTAGACTTCAATCCTTCTATTTATTCGTTCGGCGTTTGACGTACATATACGATTAGTGAACGATAACAAAAACTTGAACATTAATAACCATTCATAAATTTGTATCAGAAATTTTAATTGGAtaggaaatttccataattctACCAGAAAAAATTCGTAGTAAAATATGGAGACAAAAGAGACCTCATTCAAACATACACTATTTGTTAAGGTCTATTTAACtggccaattggaaagtccccggtctatcatagtaaaacacatttttttggcaaaattcgattttattattcaacatagctgcctttgagggcgatacagcgattatagcgaccTGCCAACCTTCCATtactatttttgtagtacgatttgtctttcgcttcgaaataggcctcagtttcggcgataacttcttcattggcgctaaatttctttccagcgagcattcctttgaggtctgagaacaggaaaaagtcgctggaggccagatctggcgaatacggtggatgtagaagtaattcgaagcctaattcatgcaattttgccattgttttcattgatttgtgacacggcgcattgtcttgatgaaacagcacctttttttctttaaatggggccgttttttaacgatttcatcctttaaacgacccaataacgctatataacaatcgctgttgatggtctggcccttttggaggtaatcaatgaatattataccttgcgcatcccacaatactgatgccataaccttgccagctaaccTTGTATATTGAATCAACTCTTCGTTTCAGTAATGGAAGCCGGAGATGACATTACAGAATGTCTCGAAGACAGGACGTTGGTAATAGCCAATCACCAGTCTACAGGAGATGTGCCATTGTTAATGGCTACCTTCAACACCAGACGGCAAATATTGCCAAATATCATGTGGATAATGGATAGCGTATTCAAATACACGAATTTCGGCATTGTTAGTGTGATCCATCAGGATTTCTTCATTATGTCGGTAAGAAAATGTTTCAAACTTTAGGTTCTTCAGATttgtaaatatcaaaaaatgtttccattTTCATATGTGAAAGTGTGCCTGTCTCAATCTGATTGTACAGgttgggcaaataagcgaggtaagcagctatatctcaggatccactcatcgtagagacttaaataaaaaatttaaacactaaagtgtacaagaaaacacactggaaattgttttgaagttcaaacctctaccgctagggggcgtaatagctaccgtcgagtggaaaaatgaattttactcgaaaatgtttcatgtgaagttgaagaaaaaatatcatcactgtaatcctttgaaaattctctatctttttgaattgtcacttccgattttacgacatcaaataagggtaggtgaaagggagaaatctgactgattgaaacgcctttaacttcagtttggctcaacatttttgagcaaattagatctcgtctgaaagataatatcttgttgattgaggacaaaatatactcatgataaatttgtttttgctgctttcgatagggggcgctaagtcagaagtttattgttttgttcattttactccgaaatttcaaatgtaatgataggattttcttgacagaaacagaaattccatcaaattagcatgaaaaaaattcatttttctactcgacggtagctattacgccccctagcggtagatgtataaacttcaaaacaatttccagtgtgttttctttaacactttagtggtaaaaatttttaccgcaagtctctacgatgagtggatcctaagatatagccgcttacctcgcttatttgtccaccctgtacaaattCTGTCCCATTTTTGATGAATATGCAAACGAACTTCTCGTTAACTGCTCCAATTTCAGGGTAGAAAACTTAGAGAAAGATCGCTTCTCAATTTAGCAAGCCACATCTACAAGAAGTACATACCTCTAAAGAGAAAATGGCTCATTCTGTTCCCAGAGGGCGGTTTTTTGAGGAAACGTAAGGTGGGATCCCAAAAATACGCGCTCAAAAATAACCTCCCCCATTTGGAGCATGTGACTGTACCCCGTGTCGGTGCTCTGCACACCATTATGGACTGTTTGAATCCTGAAAAGGTGGCCGCAAACAATAACTCTACCATAGGTACAGAAATCACTTTATTGATAGgtattaaattgttttttctacAATCAATTAACAATTTAGGCTTTAAGTTCTAACCACTGGTTGCATGTAGAACTTTCACAGCAAAGCGATATCCCAAAGAGCTTGCTTGCTTCTTAGATAACCTTAACTTTCAATATCTTATCGACAAAGATGATTGTAGAAAGAATTATGGTTTTTGAAAGCATTGCTATTAGTTAGAGCGAATATATTGTTTAGTGTGTTTTGAGAAGAggttaaaaatttcaagaagtcTAAGTGGAGTAGTTATtcacaagtgcagaaggcattgataatcttccacgagttcaaaattcaaaaatgagccACGAGGTggtgagtttttgaatgaacaagtgtTGAAAAGAaccttctgtacaagtattatacaatattttctctaattgaaccaaattttcattgaaattaatgaaatatatcgtttagtaatttttgcattgaaaaatattggttggtaaaactgttttctgtatcagaaatttgacagataacaggttaaatgaaatctgtgtgaatctgaaacattctcgcacgattttgttctaaagggtgtttttttagagctatagaacttcaaattgcaataaaacaacgatggattattcgattgacatgaattttatttatccgcaagataatcttgtggcattacattttaaatatgatttctggcatatgacatccacggctggctcggatgtagtccaatctggacgtccaatttccgatgactttttccaacatttgtggtcgtatatcggcaataacacggcgaatgttgtcttccaaatggtcaagggtttgtggcttatccgcatagaccattgactttacatagccccacagaaagtagtctagcggtgttaaattacaagaccttggaggccaattcacaggtccaaaacttgaaattaggcggtcaccaaacgcgtctttcaataaatcgattgtggcacgagctgtgtgacatgttgcgccgtcttgttggaaccacagctcctggacatcatggttgttcaattcaggaatgaaaaagttagtaatcatggctctataccgatcaccattgactgtaacgttctggccatcatcgtttttgaagaagtacggaccaatgattccaccagcccataaagcgcaccaaacagtcagtttttctggatgtaacggtgtttcgacatacacttgaggattagcttcactccaaatgcggcagttttgtttgttgacgtagccattcaaccagaagtgcgcttcatcgttaaacaaaataaaatggacgtagtgcgcgatacgtattccgcatagaaccattattttcgaaataaaattgcactatttgcaagcgttgttcaggcgtgagtctattcatgatgaattgccaaaccaaaactgagaataaatcacttgacagctgttaaatcggtcgccatcttgaacagtaatgccaacttaaagttatatacctcgaaaaaaaacacccgttaggttgaatgaaatctgtgtgaatctgaaacattctcgcacgattttgttctgtAAGAAATGGCAGAATTAACAgttttgccacagaattagagaaactaaaTTAGAATTCCATTATTATAAACTCAATAACATTCCGATTTAAAATGTTCCTATAATTTATTTTGGTAACTATTGAATATACTTGCAGTCTTCATTGCCATGTCTATATTTGAGGAATGCTTGATCTTTCTGTTTtctccaataattttttttttttttttttttttataattactcACTAAAATATTAACAAACCACACTGCAATAACTTTCCATTGCATGCTTCAACATTTACTCACTTCATATTGCTGTCattcaaaaaggaaaaaacttatttttctctttttcagaTGAAACATCCGTCCAAAAACTTGAATGGATACTCGATATAACGATTGCCTATCCGAAAGGCAACCCAATAGATTTAGCTGAAATTGTTTTCGGTTATCGCCCCCCTTGTAAGACTTTGATGGTTTACAAACTGTACCCCTTGAGTCAAGTGCCTAAAGACCCAGACAGCCTGTCGAAATGGCTCTTAAATCGCTGGGTCGAGAAAGAAAGAATGTTAGAAACCTACTACCAAACGGGAGAGTTCCCTTTGGACGAAAATTCTCAGTTGCCGACACCCGTTGTCCAAGACCCATTACGTTTCCTAATTCTACATTTGATTTTCATAGCTTCAACTTATTTCCATGTACAGGTATTCGCTGCAGCTTACCATTATTGTAGTTACCTTATTTATTAGCACATTTTTTCGTTTGTTTTGTGATAACACAGGAAAGGACAATAATAATTAAGAAAGCACAAATAGCATCGATCAGAAATGATAATGCTGATTTGTCAAGTCTTATCTGACCATTGTCGACTCTTCGTCAAatctttatatttttgaagaattttttttttaacaaattgGGATCGATCCAATGATGGAGGTGAAATAGTTGAGCCTTGAGACAGACACCGATAAAGGCTTCTTGTAGTTATATTGAGTTTTATAAATCCAGATCGTATTTtctaatttgaataataaaggTACAAGCAAATATGGGTTTTTCACTGTACCAACAGCAAGCACACTGAAAACGATAGGATACATTATTGATTAGGtatttattgtgaaatatttcgatgtgaatattttttaaacACAAggcaagtgcagaacttatgaTATACTTAATTATTCCTAATAACATATGATATAACTATTATCAAATCCaagaatcaataaattattacgtATATTTTAAGTTGTTTTGGTTATATTCCTTATTCTCAATAAAACATTTAGaatatggtccgtatatcaccttggttactatggttagtaagttggtggtctGTATATGTAAAATTCCTCGAAAAcgggtgactatttcctcaaacttcagtGAGTTATCCGTCACCAGAGTAACCATACTTTTATtttggttaggttcggtaaccacgcccactctgCTTGTCAGTtgccattttaattttcagtttattggttataaatattttccatgaaatgTGTTGAGACATCCCGATCACGCCAAAGTAGGTGTTTTCCTATGGGCTCATCATGAAAAATTGGTAGTCATTGATCAAAATTATGCTTTTGTTGGAGGAATTGATTTGTGTTATGGCAGATGGGATGACGATAAGCACAGGTAAAGTTATATCTTTAATATCTCTTGTTTAACCaggggtatggtccgtatatcaccttagttattatggttagtaagttggtggtctGTATATgtaaaattcctcaaaaaccggtgactatttcctcaaacttcagtgagttgtttgtcaccagagcaaccgtacttttattttggttaggttcggtaaccacgcccactctgCTTGTCAGTtgccattttaattttcagtttattggttataaatattttccatgaaatgTGTTGAGACATCCCGATCACGCCAAAGTAGATGTTTTCCTATGGGCTCATCATGAAAAATTGGTAGTCATTGATCAAAATTATGCTTTTGTTGGAGGAATTGATTTGTGTTATGGCAGATGGGATGACGATAAGCACAGGTAAAGTTATATCTTTAATATCTCTTGTTTAACCaggggtatggtccgtatatcaccttagttattatggttagtaagttggtggtctGTATATgtaaaattcctcaaaaaccggtgactatttcctcaaacttcagtgagttgtttgtcaccagagcaaccgtacttttattttggttaggttcggtaaccacgcccactctgCTTGTCAGTtgccattttaattttcagtttattggttataatattttccatgaaatctaacactcaaaaactgtattattttaattatgaaacagcTCAATTAGTTCTCAACAGCTACTACAGTAAGCAAACTCTAACCCATGAAAATATTAAAGTGCTGAGACATCCCGATCACGCCAAAGTAGATGTTTTCCTATGGGCTCATCATGAAAAATTGGTAGTCATTGATCAAAATTATGCTTTTGTTGGAGGAATTGATTTGTGTTATGGCAGATGGGATGACGATAAGCACAGGTAAAGCGATATCTTTAATATCTCTTGTTTAACCaggggtatggtccgtatatcaccttagttactatggttagtaagttggtggtccgtatatgtcaaattcctcaaaaaccggtgactatttcctcaaacttcggtgagttatctgtcatcagagcaaccgtacttttattctggttagcttcggtaaccacgcccactccggttggcagttgtcattttaattttcagattaatgtttatgaacattttccatATGAactaacactcaaaaactttattatttcaattatgaaacaaatacccttcacATCCATTAAGAATGTTTAGTTGttcacaaattaaaagagatcaaccttttataacctccaaaattctgtcagaAAAATTTGGTCGACCAAGCGGTCcgtaaatacgaagcaggttacctgaaacattgaaatccactagtaaccgctctgaaattgGATTTACGTGGAATTCATGTTAGTTAACGAGGAAATTCAGCCaaaaatgtaaataattaaCCAAAATATATCTTGTTTACTTATGTTTCCTTCCCTTACTTCTTTTTATATGTCCTGTTGAAACTGATTGcaatatctgaaaatataaGCATAAAATAAAAGGCCGATTTGTTATCAAACTTTTATTAATCATTAATTTAAGattcatcaatataataataacggATCAACTTTAAGtttatgaataataaattcatCAAATGGTTTTACATAGTACAATTTCTTTTTCCGAATAACAATATTCTTCACGAAAaacagtaataaaaaaaaattgaaaatcttcacGATTCGAATATAATATAAAAGGAAatcattattcattataaatttttctaataaataaaaaaaatggtcaaTCCTAtcaataatatacattttctgAACCTTAGGATTTTCATCAAaccataaaaatataatattacaTATTTAAAATTCCAAAATGGAAATAAGGTGTATATTCACAGTAGTTGCATCCTCGCAATACAACTAGAAGAAATTATGTAACCTAGCATTTCACACACATTAATGAGAAATAATAGATGATTTCATACATGGACTATGAAAAAACTGAGGGCATGTGTTATGGCAATGAACATCACTGTATTGATTCCTTACTATGACCGCTGAACCTATTTCGGGAAGTTGTTCCACTAGCACTTTTCTGTTTTTaccgatataattttttttctcattactTGTAAGTACACATAGACGACGCAGGTAAAAAGAACACAAAACACTGCCATTAATTATATGTACATTTTTAGGAATGAAATGAAGGCGTTGCTAAAAATGAGGTAACGATGAGAGGTCTTTTTTACCATTTAATCGTCTTCGTCATCGTCTACGTCATCATCATCTCCTTCATCGTCATTTTCAGGTACAGGTGCTGGCTGGGCTTGCATTGATGGATTATTCCTCTTTTTATATGCAGTCATTTCCTATGAGGAAAATTAACAATTAGAAACTTCTTTTTCTCCAAAGAGATATTCAATGTTAATTTAAAATTGAGGATAATACTTACTCTTTCGTATCTTTGTTTGTCTTTGTCTGCTAGAGCTTCGAACTTTCCTTTGATTTCTGGATCAGCATCAGCCCACCTTCTACCAAGTTCTTTAGCAATATCACCAACTCCATATTCGGGGTTTTGTGCCTTAACTTTGCCACGTTCGTCATTACTGAACCAGAAGAACGCTGACCTGAAAACAAGTTACAAATATTAACTTAAGATAATGAACATAACCAAGAAATctatgtgaaactgagatattctcgcacAATTCTAAAAAGTTCTAAaagatatggcagaatgaaccgATTTGAGATCTAGAGAAATAATTAATCTCACTCAG is drawn from Harmonia axyridis chromosome 7, icHarAxyr1.1, whole genome shotgun sequence and contains these coding sequences:
- the LOC123685397 gene encoding acyl-CoA:lysophosphatidylglycerol acyltransferase 1-like isoform X1; translation: MDRMCNVCKTLFLIPKGIFRLCFILLNNVYCIGTYTIWMIMLYPLRRLGYQDMYYKIEGKMFHWMLAMVAMWSWWAGYEVMEAGDDITECLEDRTLVIANHQSTGDVPLLMATFNTRRQILPNIMWIMDSVFKYTNFGIVSVIHQDFFIMSGRKLRERSLLNLASHIYKKYIPLKRKWLILFPEGGFLRKRKVGSQKYALKNNLPHLEHVTVPRVGALHTIMDCLNPEKVAANNNSTIGTEITLLIDETSVQKLEWILDITIAYPKGNPIDLAEIVFGYRPPCKTLMVYKLYPLSQVPKDPDSLSKWLLNRWVEKERMLETYYQTGEFPLDENSQLPTPVVQDPLRFLILHLIFIASTYFHVQVFAAAYHYCSYLIY
- the LOC123685397 gene encoding acyl-CoA:lysophosphatidylglycerol acyltransferase 1-like isoform X2 is translated as MSILLTLFLIPKGIFRLCFILLNNVYCIGTYTIWMIMLYPLRRLGYQDMYYKIEGKMFHWMLAMVAMWSWWAGYEVMEAGDDITECLEDRTLVIANHQSTGDVPLLMATFNTRRQILPNIMWIMDSVFKYTNFGIVSVIHQDFFIMSGRKLRERSLLNLASHIYKKYIPLKRKWLILFPEGGFLRKRKVGSQKYALKNNLPHLEHVTVPRVGALHTIMDCLNPEKVAANNNSTIGTEITLLIDETSVQKLEWILDITIAYPKGNPIDLAEIVFGYRPPCKTLMVYKLYPLSQVPKDPDSLSKWLLNRWVEKERMLETYYQTGEFPLDENSQLPTPVVQDPLRFLILHLIFIASTYFHVQVFAAAYHYCSYLIY
- the LOC123685397 gene encoding acyl-CoA:lysophosphatidylglycerol acyltransferase 1-like isoform X3, with amino-acid sequence MDRMCNVCKTLFLIPKGIFRLCFILLNNVYCIGTYTIWMIMLYPLRRLGYQDMYYKIEGKMFHWMLAMVAMWSWWAGYEVMEAGDDITECLEDRTLVIANHQSTGDVPLLMATFNTRRQILPNIMWIMDSVFKYTNFGIVSVIHQDFFIMSGRKLRERSLLNLASHIYKKYIPLKRKWLILFPEGGFLRKRKVGSQKYALKNNLPHLEHVTVPRVGALHTIMDCLNPEKVAANNNSTIDETSVQKLEWILDITIAYPKGNPIDLAEIVFGYRPPCKTLMVYKLYPLSQVPKDPDSLSKWLLNRWVEKERMLETYYQTGEFPLDENSQLPTPVVQDPLRFLILHLIFIASTYFHVQVFAAAYHYCSYLIY